The genome window CGCGCGCCGCCTCGATGGTCGCGTTCAGCGCCAGCAGATTGGTCTGTTCCGCAATGTCGGTGATCAGCTTCACAACATCGCCGATCCGCTGAGCGGCGTCCGCAAGACCGCCGATCCTGGTGTTCGTGGCCTCCGCACTTGACACCGCACCGCCAACGATCTCGGTGGCACTGGAGACCTGTCGTCCGATCTCCTGGATCGACGCGGCCAGTTCCTCCGCCGCCGAGGCCACGGTCTGCACGTTTCCGGAGGTCTGCTCGGCTGCGGCCACCGCAGTGCCGGCGCCGCTGGAGGCCTGTTCGGCGACCGAGGTCAGCGCACGCGCCGTGCCCTGCATCTGGTCGGCATTGGCATTCACGGCATCCAGCATCTCGCCCACTTCGCCACGGAAACCGTCGATCAGTTGCGACACGCGCCGGGCACGCTCTTCCGTCTCTCGCCGGACGGCGTTCTGTTCGTCGGACAATGACTGACGCTCGATGGCATTGTCCCGGAAAACCACGACGGAGCGCGTCATGGCGTCGATTTCATCGGACGCCTTGTCCTGCGGCAGATCGACATCCGTGTTTCCGCCCGCCAGCATTTCCATGGCACCCGAAAGCCGGCTGATCCGCCCTGTGAGCGCACGCGAAAACAGGATGCCGACCGCCAGGGCGATACCGACCGCGATCAGTGTGATTTTCAGGATCCAGTATCGCAGCGCACTCAACGGCGCGAACAGTTCATCCGTCGACTGGCTGACGACCAGCGCATAGGACTTTCCGAGGAAGCTCAGCGGAACGATCGCGGCTTCGACATCCATCCCCTTGAAATCCGCCATCGAGATGTAACGGGAACGGCCGTCAAACGCCTGGCGCACCGCGGGACGGTCCAGATCGGCGGACATCAGCTCGTTGGTCTCGGCCGTGCGCATGCTGTCGTTTTGCAGCAGGCCCGCCTCGTTCACGAGACTGATATCGCCGGTTTCGCCGAGGCCCGCATAACTTGCGAGTACCGAACCGACCGCCGCCGTCGGCATTTCATAGACGATCACACCGAGTGTCTTGCTGCCAAGCGTGATCGGGGACGCGATATGTCCGACCGCCGCACCGCCCTTGGGCGCATAGGGCATCAGATCCTCGAGATGCGCGGAACCGTCCTCGCCCGCGATGGCCGCCTCGAACACGCTTGCGAGCGTCGTTTCGCTCCATGCGGGATCGCGAAGGTTTGCAGCGAAGTCGTCGCGCTTCTTGACCGAATAGATCACATTGCCGTCGGGATCGACGAGCATAAGGTCGCCAAGCGCATTGTCGGCAACATGCCGGCGCATGATCGGATGGATCTTGCGATGCTCGCGGTCATAGGGCTTGCGCCCGGCGCGATCCAGTTCATCGCGTTTGTCCGGCTCATTCGGATTGTCGGTGATATAGCCCTTGATCAACGTTTGTGCCGGCGTGTCGCCGGACTTGCTCCAGCCGGCAGAAAACCCGGCCAGAGCGCCGACAACGGTCTTGCTGTCGGCAAAGGAGACAAGCCCGGACCGAAGTCCGCCCAGGTAATCCTCCAGGGCGCCCTTCCGGTTCTCGGCGAGCGCGGTGAGACGTTCCTCAGACAGGGACTGGACGGTCGCCGCGCCGCTGACATAGCTGGCGATCCCGACGCCCGCGGAACACATCAGCGACAAACCGACAATGATGGCCGGCAGTTTCACAGAAATCTTCAAGGCACAATCTCCCGGCAGAGTGGGGAAAGCCGCGGGACGGTCGCCCCGTCCCGCGCGCAGACTCACATCTTGTCGACGTTCACGCCGACGGTGACCGCGCCGATCACGGCGCCGCTGTCGGGATCGACAACCGGGACGCTGACCTGGCTTTGCACCGTCTGGGTCGACTCATCTTCTTCCAGTTCGCTGATGTGCAGCGCATCGGGCCCGACCGAATAGGTCTCCTGCCACTTGGCTTCATCGCCCTGCCAGTAGTCGGAGGTCACGTCGCTCTGGCCGACATTGAGGCCCTTGGCGTCCATGACGAAAATCTCGGTGAAAAGCCCGTCGCTGCCGTCCTGGATGTCCATCAGATACCCGGACACCTCGCTGTCGAGCGCGGCATCGATCATCGGCTGGTCTGCCGCGTCCGTCTGCGCACGCCAGGTCTTGTCGAGCTCCTCGATCTTGGCCTGATCGTATGCAGCGGTGACCTCGTTTTGGGCCTTCACCGCCTCGATGACTTCGGAAGCTGTTGCGATCTCGGCGATTTTGCCTTTCGCCAGGGCTCCCAGTTCCGCTTCGAACTGATTTGCATTCGCAAGGCTGACAGTGGCCAGAAGTGTGACGGCCGTCGCAAAAGAGAGTGATTTCATTATTTTCCCCTTCCGGTTCTTGGTTTTCCTGCCCTATCTTCCGTAGCGACAATGCCAAAACCGGGTTAACGGGGAGTGGATGTATTTATTTTTATTTCCGGAAATAAAATTGAGATATTCTTCTACTGTTCCCTGCAGTTGTATATCAAGACTATAATGTCCCTGCAATTGCGACATATCAAGTATATCAAATCCGGTAATCACCCGCACAGATTGCATCTCGTTTCTCGAACGCGTGGCCGGGTCGCGCCTGTTCCGGCACGGCCGGGGCACGGCGCGCGCGCCGCTTGCCCTTTTGCGGGACTTCAGCTATAGCACCGGCGCGCACCTGCACCCCTGGAGGCGGCGCATTCGGGCCAAAACCGGCCGCCACGCGTTTTCGAACACCGGCAAGCGGTTGAACGCCCGTTTTTCAACACAACTCAAGGAGAACTGCCATGGCTGAAGGCTATGTGCTGAAGGCTTCGACGAGGGATCGGGTCGGCAAGGGGGCCGCTCGCGCACTCCGTCGTCAGGGCCTCGTCCCCGCCGTGATCTACGGCGACAAGAAACCCGCGCTTCCCATCGCGATTCCGATGAAGGAATCGACCCTTGTGCTGCACCGCGGCGGGTTCATGATCAATCTCGGCACCATCGAGGTGGACGGCAAGTCGCATCGCGTCATCGCCAAGGACTACCAGCTCGACCCGGTGCGCGACGACCTCATTCACGTCGACTTCCTGCGCGTCGCGAAGGGTTCGGAGCTGACCGTCGACATTCCGGTTCACTTCATCAATGAAGAGTCATGCCCGGGCCTCAAGGAGGGCGGCATGCTGAACGTGGTGCGTCATACCGTCGAAATGACGGTTCCCGCAGACTCCATTCCCGATGAGTTGATCGTCGATCTCGCAACGGCGCAAGTGGGTGACTCGATCCACATCTCGTCCATCGATGTGCCGCAGGGATGCATCCCGACGATCACCGACCGCGACTTCACCGTCGCCACCATCGCCGCACCGGGCGGCGGATCAACCGCTGAAGACGAAGCAGAAGACGAAGCGGAAGATGCGGCTGAAGAAGAAGCCGACGACAAGGCCGAAGACAAGGCCGAGGACTCGAAAGACTGACACGGCTGGCTGTTTCGGCCTCAAACGGGGCCGGAACACCCCGCGATGGCGGATGACGGAGAGAACCCATGCGGCTCATCGTCGGTCTCGGCAACCCCGGGGCCAAATACGCCCGCAACCGGCACAACATCGGTTTCATGGCCGTGGAGGCGATCCACGGCCATCATTCGTCGTTCACCCCATGGCGGAACCGGTTCAAGGCCGAGGTGGCGGAAGGCACGCTTGACGGGGAGAAGGTTCTCCTCATGAAGCCCCAGACCTTCATGAACGAGTCCGGCCGCGCCGTCGGCGAGGCGGCCCGCTTCTTCAAGCTCTCCCCCGCCGATGTGGTCGTCCTGTACGATGAACTCGATCTTGCGCCCGGCAAGGTCCGGGTGAAGACCGGAGGCGGAAGCGGCGGCCACAACGGTATTCGCTCCATCGACGCGCATCTCGGCAAGGACTATGTCCGGGTGCGCCTCGGCATCGATCATCCCGGTCACAAGGATCGCGTGACCGCCCATGTTCTGGGCGACTTCTCCAGGGCCGACCGCGATTGGCTCGATCCGCTGCTGGACGAAACCGGTCGCGAGGCGGCGCTTCTGCTTGGCGATCGTACGTCGGAATTTTGCAACCGCATTCACCGGGCGCTTCCCGCACAAAAAACAACGACGACAACAACAACTAAAACAACGCCGGCGAAAGCATCGGGAACAGGGCCCAAGGTTGCGCCGCGCCCCGATGCGCAAGGACGCTGGAAACCAGCACCGGCGCACAAGGACACAAAGCCGCGCGGCGCCCTTGCTGAAGGGTTGGCCCGCATGTTTGGCAAGAAGGATTGAACGACAATGGGTTTTCAGTGCGGCATCGTCGGCCTCCCGAACGTGGGCAAGTCCACGCTGTTCAACGCCTTGACCAAGACGGCGGCGGCACAGGCGGCGAATTATCCCTTTTGCACGATCGAACCCAACACGGGCGAGGTCGCCGTTCCGGATCCGCGCCTCAACGATATCGCCGCGATCGCCAAGTCGGCAAACATCCTGCCGACACGGCTGACCTTCGTCGACATCGCCGGCCTGGTGCGCGGCGCGTCCAAGGGCGAGGGCCTCGGCAACCAGTTCCTCGCCAACATCCGCGAAGTCGATGCCATCGCGCATGTTCTGCGCTGCTTCGAGGATGACGACATCACCCATGTCGACGGGCGCATCGACCCGATCGCCGACGCCCAGACGGTCGAGACGGAGCTGATGATCGCCGACCTGGAAAGCCTGGAACGCCGTCTGGCACCCCTGAAGAAAAAGGCAACCGGCGGCGACAAGGACGCCAAGGCCGTCATTCCGATCATGGAAGGCGCGCTCGCGCTGCTTAACGACGGCAAACCGGCCCGGCTTCTCGACGTCACCACGCCGGAGGACAGGAAGATCCTCGACGGCCTCAACCTGCTCTCGACCAAGCCGATCCTCTATGTCTGCAACGTCGAGGAAACCTCGGCGGGCGAGGGCAATGCCCAGTCGGACCGCGTCCGCGAGATGGCGGAGGCCGAAGGGGCTGCCTGCGTCGTGATTTCGGCGGCGATCGAGGCGGAAATCGCCCAGCTCGACGACAGCGAACAGGCCGATTACCTGGAGACGATGGGACTGAGTGAGCCCGGTCTCGACCGCCTGATCCGCGCCGGCTACGACCTGCTGGAGCTGATCACCTATTTCACCGCAGGTCCCAAGGAAACCCGCGCCTGGACGATTCAAAAGGGCACCAAGGCGCCGCAGGCGGCGGCCGTGATCCACACCGATTTCGAACGCGGCTTCATCCGGGCGCAGACCATCGCCTTCGACGACTATGTCGCGCTTGGCGGCGAGAGCGGCGCCAAGGAAGCCGGCAAGGCGCGCGACGAGGGCAAGGAATACGTGGTGAAGGACGGCGACGTCCTGCTGTTCAAGTTCAACACCTGAAGACGGCGTCTCCCGCTTTCATTGCATGGTTTCACGACCCGGCCGGCGGCGCCCCCGCCGGCCGGATGCGTTTTGAAGGAGTGGGATTCTCTTCGGAAAACAGCAGAAACCGCAACGTCATTTTTGGATTAAGCTTTTATTTTCATTGATTGTTTTCCTGACGTTAAAGGCTTGACGCTAGAGCTGGTCTCATCGCTTTTCGTTCAACGCCCCACGTCAGGAACCGCTCGCATGACCAAGTCCAAGATCCTGCCCGCTCTCGCCGCAGCCCTCATGTTCGGCGCCAGCATCCTGCCCCAGACCGCCGCCGCCTGCACGCGAACCGTCTATGTCGGCGACGACAACACGGTGATCACCGGCCGCAACATGGACTGGATGGAGGACATGCAGACCGATCTCTGGATCTTCCCGCGCGGCATGAAGCGCTCCGGCAATGCCGGCCCCGGCTCGCCGGAATGGACCGCCAGATACGGCAGCGTGATCGCGTCGGGCTACAACACAGCAAGCGCCGACGGCATGAACGAAAAGGGCCTCGTCGCGAACATGCTCTATCTGGCGGAATCCGACTACGGCAACGACACCGACCGCACGCCGCTGGTGATCGGCTTGTGGGCACAATATGTGCTCGACAATTTCGCCAGTGTCGCCGAAACGGTCGAGGGCCTGAAAGCAGCCGACTTCCGGATCGTCGCGCCGAAGCTTCCCAACGGATCCGCCGCGACACTGCATCTGTCGATCTCCGATCCGAGCGGCGACAGCGCGATCTTCGAGTATGTGAACGGCGAACTCGTCGTCCATCACAGCAAGGACTACAAGGTGATGACCAATTCGCCGGTGTACGAACAGCAGCTGGCGCTCACCACCTATTGGGACAAGATCGGCGGCAATGCCTTCCTGCCGGGCACCGTCAGCGCGGCCGACCGCTTCGTGCGCGCCTCCTTCCTGCTGGATGCGACCACCAAGACGCTGGACAAGAACTACATCGCCTCGGTTCCGGGCAAGACCTACGCCAATCAGGCCGTCGCCCAGTCGCTTTCCATCATGCGCGGCGTGAGCGTGCCGCTCGGCATCTCGACGCCCGGCGAGCCGAACATCGCCTCGACCCTGTGGCGGACGGCCGCCGACCAGACCAACCTGGTGTATTTCTTCGACAGCGCCACGACGCCGAACACGTTCTGGGTCGACTTCGAGGATATCGACTTCTCCGAAGGAACCAAGCCGAAGAAACTGGCGATTGCGGGCGGCAACTATTATTCCGGCAATGCGGCCGAACACTTCCAAGAGGCCAAGCCGTTCGCGTTCATGTCGGCCGACGGCCAGGAATAAGCCGTCCGGCACCGGCCCCGAACGCGGGAGTTCAGACCGAGGAGCAGCGAGCGGGGGGAGCCTTTTCTCCCGCTCCTTTAAACCCGCCTTGCCGACGGACGATTGTCTGCTTCTGGATTGGCGCAGCCCCGGCTAGACTGATGCGCCGCGCCAAGTCGGTGCGCGTTTCGCCCTTGGGGGACTCTCACATGCGTCTGCATCACCTGGCTTTTGTCGCGGCTGTCGCTGCGCCGCTTCTGACCGGCTCCGCGCTGGCGCAGGGAACGGGCTCGGAAGGCTATTTCGAGGTCCACAACAACACCGAGGCCCACACCGTCGTCGGATTTTATACAAACGACGGGTCCGGCTGGAGCCAGAACTGGCTAGGCGACATCATCGATCCGGACGGCAGCGCGCGCGCCGAGTTCACCTCGGATACCGGAAACTGCGATCAGACCCTGCGCGTCGGCTGGCTCGGAGAGGACGGCACGGAGGTGCTCGACGAGCCGATCTCCATCGACATCTGCGCGGCGAGCGACATCTATCTCGACGACAACGAAATCTATTTCGACTGACGGGAACGGATCCACTCGACACCGCACCGGGGCTGCGTATAGTCCGGCGTCATGAGTGAGTTCCGCTATTTCGAGGACTTCCATCCGGGCGAGACGCTGTCGCTCGGATCGAAGACCGTCAGCCGCGACGAGATCGTCGCCTTCGCAGCCGAGTTCGATCCGCAGCCGTTCCATCTCGACGAGGATGC of Stappia sp. ES.058 contains these proteins:
- a CDS encoding 50S ribosomal protein L25/general stress protein Ctc, with protein sequence MAEGYVLKASTRDRVGKGAARALRRQGLVPAVIYGDKKPALPIAIPMKESTLVLHRGGFMINLGTIEVDGKSHRVIAKDYQLDPVRDDLIHVDFLRVAKGSELTVDIPVHFINEESCPGLKEGGMLNVVRHTVEMTVPADSIPDELIVDLATAQVGDSIHISSIDVPQGCIPTITDRDFTVATIAAPGGGSTAEDEAEDEAEDAAEEEADDKAEDKAEDSKD
- a CDS encoding methyl-accepting chemotaxis protein; protein product: MKISVKLPAIIVGLSLMCSAGVGIASYVSGAATVQSLSEERLTALAENRKGALEDYLGGLRSGLVSFADSKTVVGALAGFSAGWSKSGDTPAQTLIKGYITDNPNEPDKRDELDRAGRKPYDREHRKIHPIMRRHVADNALGDLMLVDPDGNVIYSVKKRDDFAANLRDPAWSETTLASVFEAAIAGEDGSAHLEDLMPYAPKGGAAVGHIASPITLGSKTLGVIVYEMPTAAVGSVLASYAGLGETGDISLVNEAGLLQNDSMRTAETNELMSADLDRPAVRQAFDGRSRYISMADFKGMDVEAAIVPLSFLGKSYALVVSQSTDELFAPLSALRYWILKITLIAVGIALAVGILFSRALTGRISRLSGAMEMLAGGNTDVDLPQDKASDEIDAMTRSVVVFRDNAIERQSLSDEQNAVRRETEERARRVSQLIDGFRGEVGEMLDAVNANADQMQGTARALTSVAEQASSGAGTAVAAAEQTSGNVQTVASAAEELAASIQEIGRQVSSATEIVGGAVSSAEATNTRIGGLADAAQRIGDVVKLITDIAEQTNLLALNATIEAARAGDAGKGFAVVAAEVKELATQTSKATEEISSQISAIQGATQEAVGAIGEISITMGSVSEYTNSIAAAVEQQGAATGEISGSVQEAARGTREVTETIANITAQVQETSQSATDVLNASGDVSERAVALRQTVDRFLSEVSAA
- the ychF gene encoding redox-regulated ATPase YchF — its product is MGFQCGIVGLPNVGKSTLFNALTKTAAAQAANYPFCTIEPNTGEVAVPDPRLNDIAAIAKSANILPTRLTFVDIAGLVRGASKGEGLGNQFLANIREVDAIAHVLRCFEDDDITHVDGRIDPIADAQTVETELMIADLESLERRLAPLKKKATGGDKDAKAVIPIMEGALALLNDGKPARLLDVTTPEDRKILDGLNLLSTKPILYVCNVEETSAGEGNAQSDRVREMAEAEGAACVVISAAIEAEIAQLDDSEQADYLETMGLSEPGLDRLIRAGYDLLELITYFTAGPKETRAWTIQKGTKAPQAAAVIHTDFERGFIRAQTIAFDDYVALGGESGAKEAGKARDEGKEYVVKDGDVLLFKFNT
- the pth gene encoding aminoacyl-tRNA hydrolase; its protein translation is MRLIVGLGNPGAKYARNRHNIGFMAVEAIHGHHSSFTPWRNRFKAEVAEGTLDGEKVLLMKPQTFMNESGRAVGEAARFFKLSPADVVVLYDELDLAPGKVRVKTGGGSGGHNGIRSIDAHLGKDYVRVRLGIDHPGHKDRVTAHVLGDFSRADRDWLDPLLDETGREAALLLGDRTSEFCNRIHRALPAQKTTTTTTTKTTPAKASGTGPKVAPRPDAQGRWKPAPAHKDTKPRGALAEGLARMFGKKD
- a CDS encoding linear amide C-N hydrolase, with the protein product MTKSKILPALAAALMFGASILPQTAAACTRTVYVGDDNTVITGRNMDWMEDMQTDLWIFPRGMKRSGNAGPGSPEWTARYGSVIASGYNTASADGMNEKGLVANMLYLAESDYGNDTDRTPLVIGLWAQYVLDNFASVAETVEGLKAADFRIVAPKLPNGSAATLHLSISDPSGDSAIFEYVNGELVVHHSKDYKVMTNSPVYEQQLALTTYWDKIGGNAFLPGTVSAADRFVRASFLLDATTKTLDKNYIASVPGKTYANQAVAQSLSIMRGVSVPLGISTPGEPNIASTLWRTAADQTNLVYFFDSATTPNTFWVDFEDIDFSEGTKPKKLAIAGGNYYSGNAAEHFQEAKPFAFMSADGQE